Proteins found in one Pseudoxanthomonas sp. SL93 genomic segment:
- the mraZ gene encoding division/cell wall cluster transcriptional repressor MraZ has product MFQGETAITVDDKGRLAVPTAYRDLVARECGNRLVITYNPFEAGCLYLYPEKEWQRVRDDVNKLPTTQRAHRSLQLKLVGAASPVELDGNGRISIPASHRSAVGIEKKAVLLGMGEKFELWSEQAHHAQIRQTLTDDDLSAHMLELRL; this is encoded by the coding sequence GTGTTTCAGGGTGAGACCGCCATCACAGTGGACGACAAGGGACGGCTGGCGGTACCCACCGCTTACCGTGACTTGGTCGCGCGCGAGTGCGGGAACCGCCTGGTCATCACCTACAACCCGTTCGAAGCGGGTTGCCTGTACCTGTACCCCGAAAAGGAATGGCAGCGCGTCCGTGACGACGTCAACAAGCTGCCGACCACCCAGCGCGCACATCGCAGCCTGCAGCTGAAGCTGGTGGGTGCGGCGTCGCCGGTGGAACTGGACGGCAACGGACGCATCAGCATCCCGGCCAGCCACCGCAGCGCGGTGGGCATCGAGAAGAAGGCCGTGCTGCTGGGCATGGGCGAGAAGTTCGAACTCTGGAGCGAGCAGGCACACCACGCGCAGATCCGTCAGACCCTCACCGACGACGATCTGAGCGCACACATGCTCGAGTTGCGCTTGTGA
- a CDS encoding NRDE family protein, which translates to MCLLALAWKTHPRWRLLMAGNRDEFHERPSAPLAHWTDHPRVVAGRDLHSGGTWAGVDIEGRMAVVTNVRDPAIQLAGAPSRGQLVTGFLAGTDTADHQACGLLAAAEVFAPFNLLLADGSHCEYVSNYPIPRRTALGPGIHGLSNGDLDEAWPKTVALKQRMAAWLTSGETDVAALWTALADETPADDNDLPDTGVGLALERMLSPAFIRGESYGTRACTLIAIDYDGHGWISERRFGPGGMFEGETTLRIGRVAQ; encoded by the coding sequence ATGTGCCTGCTTGCCCTCGCCTGGAAGACCCATCCGCGCTGGCGATTGCTGATGGCCGGCAACCGCGACGAGTTCCACGAGCGGCCCAGCGCCCCACTCGCCCACTGGACCGATCATCCGCGCGTGGTCGCGGGCCGCGACCTGCACTCCGGCGGCACCTGGGCGGGGGTGGACATCGAGGGGCGCATGGCGGTGGTCACCAACGTGCGGGATCCGGCCATCCAGCTGGCCGGCGCGCCCTCGCGGGGGCAGCTGGTGACAGGCTTCCTCGCCGGCACGGACACGGCCGACCACCAGGCCTGCGGCCTGCTGGCGGCTGCCGAGGTGTTTGCTCCGTTCAACCTGCTGCTCGCCGATGGCAGCCACTGCGAGTACGTCAGCAACTACCCGATCCCCCGCCGCACGGCGCTGGGACCGGGCATCCATGGCCTGTCCAACGGCGACCTGGACGAAGCCTGGCCCAAGACCGTCGCGCTGAAACAGCGGATGGCGGCGTGGCTGACCTCCGGCGAGACCGACGTCGCCGCGTTGTGGACGGCCCTGGCCGACGAAACACCCGCCGACGACAACGATCTGCCTGACACCGGCGTGGGCCTGGCGCTGGAGCGGATGCTTTCGCCCGCCTTCATCCGCGGCGAAAGCTACGGCACCCGCGCCTGCACGCTGATCGCGATCGACTACGACGGCCATGGCTGGATCAGCGAACGGCGGTTCGGGCCGGGCGGGATGTTCGAGGGGGAGACGACGTTGCGGATCGGACGCGTTGCGCAGTAG
- the chrA gene encoding chromate efflux transporter yields MEAWRVFLIFLRLGMTSFGGPLAHLGYFREAFVVRRRWLDEAGYADIVALGQMLPGPASSQVGMMIGLGRAGLPGALAAWCGFTLPSALLMVSLGASLSWWRNAVPEGLIHGFKLLAVVVVAHAVWGMARAFCRTVTMGLLMLACAAALLAWPMAWMPWAVIAVGALVGLAQPGAARPPVASVSGTPSRHWGALALAVFAVLLIAAGGGGAEGKPLDVFAVFYRTGAAVFGGGHVVMPLLQAGVVDPQWLSQDAFLAGYGAAQAMPGPLFTFAGYLGAAMEAGPGGWPGGLLAVIAIFLPSWLLVVGVLPFWQRAAAWPRIRGVLAGVNAAVVGLLLAALYDPLWTAAVLGPGDVVAVVAGFAALTVARMPMAWLVLVMPFVGMLAHGLS; encoded by the coding sequence ATGGAAGCCTGGCGTGTCTTCCTGATCTTCCTGCGCCTGGGCATGACCTCGTTCGGCGGCCCGCTCGCGCACCTGGGGTACTTCCGTGAGGCGTTCGTCGTGCGTCGCCGCTGGCTGGACGAAGCAGGGTATGCCGACATCGTGGCCCTGGGCCAGATGCTGCCAGGACCTGCCAGCAGCCAGGTCGGCATGATGATCGGGTTGGGTCGCGCGGGCTTGCCGGGCGCGCTGGCCGCCTGGTGCGGGTTCACGCTTCCCTCCGCGCTGCTGATGGTGTCTCTTGGTGCGAGCCTCTCCTGGTGGCGGAACGCGGTGCCCGAAGGACTGATCCACGGCTTCAAGCTGCTGGCGGTGGTCGTGGTGGCGCATGCGGTGTGGGGAATGGCGCGTGCCTTCTGCCGCACGGTCACGATGGGACTGTTGATGCTGGCATGTGCAGCGGCGTTGCTCGCCTGGCCGATGGCATGGATGCCATGGGCGGTTATCGCCGTGGGCGCGCTGGTGGGGCTGGCTCAACCGGGCGCGGCCAGGCCGCCAGTCGCAAGCGTGTCGGGCACGCCATCGCGGCACTGGGGTGCGTTGGCGCTGGCGGTTTTCGCGGTGCTGCTGATCGCGGCGGGCGGCGGCGGCGCGGAGGGTAAGCCGCTGGACGTGTTTGCCGTCTTCTATCGGACCGGCGCAGCGGTGTTCGGGGGTGGTCACGTCGTCATGCCTTTGTTGCAGGCCGGCGTGGTGGACCCTCAGTGGTTGTCGCAGGATGCGTTTCTGGCGGGGTACGGCGCAGCACAGGCCATGCCGGGGCCGCTGTTCACCTTCGCCGGCTACCTGGGGGCGGCGATGGAGGCTGGCCCCGGGGGATGGCCGGGCGGGCTGCTGGCGGTGATCGCCATTTTCCTGCCCTCGTGGTTGCTGGTGGTGGGTGTGTTGCCATTCTGGCAACGCGCGGCCGCGTGGCCCCGCATTCGCGGCGTGCTGGCCGGCGTCAACGCTGCGGTCGTTGGCCTGCTGCTGGCCGCCCTCTACGACCCGCTGTGGACAGCGGCGGTGCTTGGCCCTGGCGATGTGGTGGCGGTGGTGGCGGGCTTCGCCGCGCTGACGGTCGCTCGGATGCCGATGGCCTGGCTGGTGCTGGTGATGCCGTTCGTGGGCATGCTGGCGCATGGGCTGTCGTGA
- the rsmI gene encoding 16S rRNA (cytidine(1402)-2'-O)-methyltransferase: MSAGTLFIVATPIGNLADLSPRALDTLRGVAAICAEDTRRSGQLLSHFGVEKPLVALHEHNEDALSQRIVERLLAGESLALVSDAGTPLVSDPGYRVVRAARAAGVKVSPIPGACAAIAALSVAGLPSDRFVFEGFLPAKSSARREQLQLLAGETRSLVFYESSHRIAESLADMRIAFGDDRPAVLARELTKLFETVLDGTLAGLHARVEADDNQRKGEFVVIVQGAGDDSDAQLAEGRRVYAMLSPHLPPSTAARLAADITGAPRKSLYGMKADA; encoded by the coding sequence ATGTCCGCCGGAACCCTGTTCATCGTCGCCACCCCCATCGGCAACCTGGCGGACCTGTCGCCACGGGCGCTGGACACCCTGCGCGGCGTGGCCGCGATCTGCGCCGAGGACACCCGCCGCAGCGGCCAGCTGCTGTCGCACTTCGGCGTGGAAAAGCCGCTGGTGGCGCTGCACGAGCACAACGAGGACGCGCTGTCGCAGCGGATCGTCGAGCGCCTGCTGGCGGGCGAGTCGCTGGCGCTGGTCAGCGATGCGGGCACGCCGCTGGTCAGCGATCCGGGCTATCGCGTGGTCCGCGCGGCGCGCGCCGCGGGCGTGAAGGTCAGTCCCATTCCCGGTGCCTGCGCCGCCATTGCGGCGTTGAGCGTGGCCGGGCTGCCGAGCGACCGGTTCGTGTTCGAGGGCTTCCTGCCGGCCAAATCCTCGGCGCGGCGCGAGCAGCTGCAGCTGCTCGCCGGGGAAACCCGCAGCCTGGTGTTCTATGAGTCCTCGCACCGCATTGCCGAGTCGCTGGCGGACATGCGCATCGCCTTCGGCGACGATCGTCCGGCGGTACTGGCGCGCGAGCTGACCAAACTGTTCGAGACGGTGCTGGATGGCACCCTGGCCGGCCTGCATGCCCGGGTCGAGGCCGACGACAACCAGCGCAAGGGCGAGTTCGTGGTCATCGTGCAGGGCGCGGGCGACGATTCCGACGCCCAGCTGGCCGAAGGCCGCCGCGTCTACGCCATGCTCAGTCCGCACCTACCGCCGTCCACGGCGGCCAGGCTGGCGGCTGACATCACCGGCGCCCCGCGCAAGTCGCTGTACGGCATGAAGGCGGACGCGTGA
- a CDS encoding YraN family protein, whose product MAVDRRARGQAAEAAARTLLMRAGLKDIAANANYRGGELDLVMQDTDRTGQRTLVFVEVRYRQSRAFGGGAASVDLGKRRRLVHAAQRFLLDHPAHADDACRFDVVEAEGDPEAPRLAWIKDAFRADDA is encoded by the coding sequence ATGGCGGTTGACCGACGCGCCCGCGGCCAGGCCGCGGAAGCCGCTGCCCGCACGTTGCTGATGCGTGCCGGCCTGAAGGACATCGCCGCCAACGCCAACTACCGTGGCGGCGAACTCGACCTGGTGATGCAGGACACCGACCGCACCGGTCAGCGCACGCTGGTGTTCGTGGAAGTGCGCTACCGCCAATCGCGTGCCTTTGGTGGCGGCGCGGCTTCGGTGGACCTGGGCAAGCGCCGCCGGCTGGTGCATGCCGCCCAGCGCTTCCTGCTGGACCATCCCGCGCATGCGGACGACGCGTGCCGCTTCGACGTCGTGGAAGCGGAAGGCGATCCCGAAGCACCCCGGCTGGCGTGGATCAAGGACGCCTTCCGCGCGGACGATGCTTAG
- a CDS encoding FAD-linked oxidase C-terminal domain-containing protein, which produces MSTSLPSSLDDELSALLGDGWLTDDAARRRHGEDDSRRAALPDGVALPRTREQVIALVRACRRHRVPIVARGAGTGTTGAAVPTHGGIVVSFARMNRILELRTADRCAVVEPGVLNGELQQALMPHGLFWPPDPSSADLCSVGGNLATNAGGPRAVKYGTARDNVLGLVAVTGTGELVRCGGAYTKDSTGYDLTHLITGSEGTLALIVEATLKLSPRPVAQAGLRVLYRDAAAAAAAVSRIMARPVTPAMLEFMDRNAIALIRRHGSDVPEAGAMLLVEADGDDDTLPYALQALADAAEGDGMLALDVAADGSARDRLWAARRALSPALRTIKPGKINEDVVVPVSRIPDLVAGVEALADASRLPIVVFGHAGNGNLHVNIMYDDGDPAETARAQAALPRVFAQVLALGGTLSGEHGIGLSKRDFMADAFTPATLELMRAVKTAFDPDGILNPGKVLPPAPL; this is translated from the coding sequence ATGTCGACCTCACTTCCCTCTTCGCTGGATGACGAACTGTCCGCCCTGCTCGGCGATGGCTGGCTGACCGACGACGCGGCGCGGCGGCGTCATGGCGAGGACGATTCGCGCCGTGCGGCATTGCCCGACGGCGTCGCCCTGCCCCGCACGCGCGAGCAGGTCATCGCGCTGGTCCGTGCCTGCCGCCGCCATCGCGTGCCGATCGTGGCGCGTGGCGCGGGAACGGGCACCACCGGCGCCGCCGTTCCGACGCATGGGGGCATCGTGGTCTCGTTCGCGCGCATGAACCGCATCCTGGAACTGCGCACGGCGGACCGCTGCGCCGTGGTCGAACCCGGCGTACTCAATGGCGAACTGCAGCAGGCATTGATGCCGCACGGCCTGTTCTGGCCGCCGGACCCTTCCAGCGCAGACCTGTGCAGCGTGGGCGGCAACCTGGCCACCAATGCCGGCGGCCCGCGCGCCGTGAAGTACGGCACGGCGCGCGACAACGTGCTGGGGCTGGTCGCGGTGACGGGCACCGGCGAACTGGTCCGCTGCGGCGGTGCGTACACCAAGGATTCGACGGGGTACGACCTGACCCATCTGATCACCGGCAGCGAGGGCACGCTGGCATTGATCGTCGAAGCCACGCTGAAGCTTTCGCCCCGTCCGGTCGCGCAGGCCGGCCTGCGCGTGCTTTACCGCGATGCGGCGGCAGCGGCGGCGGCGGTATCGCGCATCATGGCGCGGCCGGTGACGCCGGCCATGCTGGAATTCATGGACCGCAACGCCATCGCGCTGATCCGCCGCCATGGCAGCGACGTGCCCGAGGCCGGCGCCATGCTGCTGGTCGAAGCCGATGGCGATGACGACACGCTTCCCTACGCGCTGCAGGCCTTGGCCGACGCCGCCGAAGGCGACGGCATGCTCGCGCTGGATGTCGCCGCCGACGGCAGTGCGCGCGACCGGCTGTGGGCCGCGCGACGCGCGCTTTCACCGGCGTTGCGCACCATCAAGCCCGGCAAGATCAACGAGGACGTGGTGGTGCCGGTGTCGCGCATTCCCGACCTGGTGGCGGGCGTGGAAGCCCTTGCCGACGCGTCGCGGCTTCCGATCGTCGTGTTCGGCCATGCCGGCAACGGCAACCTGCACGTCAACATCATGTACGACGACGGCGATCCCGCCGAAACCGCGCGCGCACAGGCGGCGCTTCCACGGGTGTTCGCGCAGGTGCTGGCGCTGGGCGGCACGCTGTCGGGCGAACACGGCATCGGCCTGAGCAAGCGCGACTTCATGGCGGATGCGTTCACACCGGCCACGCTGGAGTTGATGCGCGCGGTGAAGACCGCGTTCGACCCCGACGGCATCCTCAATCCCGGCAAGGTGCTGCCGCCAGCACCTTTGTAG
- the thiL gene encoding thiamine-phosphate kinase, with protein MSTGEFDLIARIRGRATTRGDVLLGIGDDAALLAVPAGLQLVVTADTLNAGIHFPHDTVPADIGWKALAVNLSDLAAMGAQPAWCTLSLSLPQADPVWIDAFLDGFLPLAAQHGVALVGGDTTRGPLSISVTAMGLVEPEHALRRDATRVGDDVWVTGTLGDAAGGLALLDRPSPPLLRARLDRPTPRVEAGRALRGIATACVDVSDGLLADLGHIASRSGLAAQVDIDALPASEALCAAFDAATRAPLQASGGDDYELCFTAHADARASVEAVSLQLGLRITRIGRMVAGDGVRPVHSDGTRWSSSRHGYDHFA; from the coding sequence ATGAGCACCGGTGAGTTCGACCTGATCGCCCGCATCCGCGGCCGTGCGACCACGCGAGGTGACGTGCTGCTGGGCATCGGCGACGACGCCGCACTGCTGGCGGTTCCCGCCGGCCTGCAGCTCGTGGTCACCGCCGACACCTTGAATGCCGGCATCCACTTTCCGCACGACACCGTCCCGGCCGATATCGGCTGGAAAGCGCTTGCCGTGAACCTCTCCGACCTCGCCGCGATGGGCGCGCAACCGGCGTGGTGCACCCTGTCGCTGTCCCTGCCGCAGGCGGATCCGGTGTGGATCGATGCCTTCCTTGATGGGTTCCTGCCGCTGGCGGCGCAGCATGGCGTCGCGCTGGTCGGTGGCGACACGACGCGCGGGCCGCTGTCCATCTCGGTGACGGCGATGGGCCTGGTGGAACCGGAACATGCGCTGCGACGCGACGCGACCCGGGTCGGCGATGATGTCTGGGTGACGGGAACCCTGGGCGATGCGGCGGGCGGACTCGCCCTGCTGGATCGCCCGTCGCCACCCCTGCTGCGCGCGCGCCTGGACCGGCCGACGCCACGCGTGGAGGCGGGTCGCGCATTGCGCGGCATCGCCACGGCCTGCGTCGATGTGTCCGACGGCCTGCTGGCCGACCTGGGCCACATCGCATCGCGGAGCGGGCTGGCGGCGCAGGTCGATATCGATGCGTTGCCTGCGTCGGAGGCCTTGTGCGCCGCGTTCGATGCAGCGACGCGCGCTCCCTTGCAGGCCAGTGGTGGCGACGACTACGAACTCTGTTTCACCGCGCACGCCGATGCACGCGCAAGCGTCGAAGCCGTGTCATTGCAGCTCGGCCTGCGGATCACGCGTATAGGCCGCATGGTGGCGGGCGACGGTGTGCGGCCGGTGCATTCCGATGGCACGCGATGGTCGTCGTCGCGCCACGGTTACGACCACTTCGCGTAG
- the nusB gene encoding transcription antitermination factor NusB: MSRHPHSPRKDGVDPVTRARARRRALQAVYAWQMSGGEVGQVIAQFAHEQAHEIADLEYFEDLVRGVVRHRADLDEALLPYLDRTVEEVDPIERAVLRIAAYELRHRIDVPYRVVLNEAIETSKRFGAEHGHTYVNGVLDHAAVAWRPAEATAKPR, encoded by the coding sequence GTGAGCCGACATCCCCATTCCCCGCGCAAGGACGGCGTCGACCCGGTCACGCGCGCCCGCGCCCGTCGCCGCGCGCTGCAGGCCGTCTATGCGTGGCAGATGTCCGGCGGCGAAGTGGGGCAGGTGATCGCCCAGTTCGCACACGAACAGGCCCACGAGATCGCCGACCTCGAGTACTTCGAGGATCTGGTGCGTGGCGTGGTGCGGCATCGCGCCGACCTGGACGAAGCCTTGCTGCCTTACCTCGACCGCACCGTCGAGGAAGTGGATCCCATCGAGCGCGCCGTGCTGCGCATCGCCGCCTACGAGCTGCGCCATCGCATCGACGTGCCGTACCGCGTGGTGCTGAACGAGGCCATCGAGACCTCCAAGCGATTCGGCGCCGAACACGGACACACCTATGTCAACGGCGTGCTTGACCATGCCGCGGTAGCGTGGCGTCCCGCCGAAGCGACCGCCAAGCCCCGCTGA
- the ribH gene encoding 6,7-dimethyl-8-ribityllumazine synthase, translating to MPHYEGDLRAPEGARFAIIASRWNPRITDVLVAGARQSLAGNGVADDAVDVVRVPGAWEIPVAAARLAGDGRHVAIIALGCVIRGDTRHYEHVADRCAEGLMRVQLDSGVPVVNGVLAVERIEDAEARAGGSHGNKGEEAALAAIEMAQLLEQLP from the coding sequence ATGCCCCATTACGAAGGCGATCTGCGCGCCCCCGAAGGCGCCCGCTTCGCGATCATCGCCAGCCGCTGGAACCCGCGCATCACCGATGTGCTGGTCGCCGGTGCGCGCCAGAGCCTGGCCGGAAACGGCGTGGCCGACGATGCGGTGGACGTGGTGCGTGTGCCGGGCGCATGGGAGATCCCGGTCGCGGCCGCACGCCTGGCCGGCGACGGCCGGCACGTCGCCATCATCGCGCTGGGCTGCGTGATCCGGGGCGACACGCGCCACTACGAACATGTCGCCGACCGCTGCGCCGAAGGCCTGATGCGCGTGCAGCTGGATTCCGGCGTGCCGGTGGTGAACGGCGTGCTGGCGGTGGAACGCATCGAAGATGCCGAGGCCCGCGCAGGCGGCAGCCACGGCAACAAGGGCGAGGAGGCCGCGCTGGCCGCCATCGAGATGGCGCAGCTGCTGGAACAGTTGCCGTAA
- the ribB gene encoding 3,4-dihydroxy-2-butanone-4-phosphate synthase yields MNFASIPELLEEIRNGRMVVIVDDEDRENEGDLIMAAELVKPTDINFMVTHARGLVCLSLTRERCTQLGLAPMVQTNTAQFHTNFTVSIEAAEGVTTGISAYDRAHTVRTAVRPDAKPSDLSQPGHIFPLIAQPGGVLTRAGHTEAASDLPMLAGLEPAGVLVEVLNPDGSMARRPQLEVFAREHGLKMGSIADLIAYRLATEHTVERVDERDIETEFGPFRLVTYRDRIAHDLHFALVRGMPDAATPTLVRVQVENPLSDLLHWRRDDFGVHATDALRAIAAEGRGVMVVLSEPRNADALLARLCKQPEASPHAKDVGQWRRNGAGAQILADLGLGRLRVLGTPRRQVGLAGFGLDVVEYVAP; encoded by the coding sequence ATGAACTTCGCATCGATTCCCGAACTGCTGGAAGAGATCCGCAACGGCCGCATGGTCGTCATCGTCGACGACGAGGACCGCGAGAACGAAGGCGACCTGATCATGGCGGCCGAACTGGTCAAGCCGACCGACATCAACTTCATGGTCACCCACGCGCGTGGCCTGGTCTGTCTGTCGCTGACGCGCGAGCGCTGCACGCAGCTGGGCCTGGCGCCGATGGTGCAGACCAACACGGCGCAGTTCCACACCAACTTCACCGTCAGCATCGAGGCGGCGGAGGGCGTGACGACCGGCATTTCCGCCTACGATCGCGCGCACACCGTGCGTACCGCCGTGCGGCCGGATGCGAAGCCCAGCGACCTCAGCCAGCCCGGCCACATCTTCCCGCTGATCGCCCAGCCCGGCGGCGTGCTGACGCGCGCGGGGCACACCGAGGCGGCCAGCGATCTGCCGATGCTGGCCGGGCTGGAACCGGCCGGCGTGCTGGTGGAGGTGCTGAACCCGGACGGCAGCATGGCGCGCCGCCCGCAGCTGGAAGTCTTCGCGCGCGAGCATGGCCTGAAGATGGGTTCCATCGCCGACCTGATCGCCTATCGGCTGGCCACCGAACACACCGTCGAGCGCGTCGACGAACGCGACATCGAGACCGAGTTCGGTCCGTTCCGGCTGGTGACCTATCGCGATCGCATCGCCCATGACCTGCATTTCGCCCTGGTGCGCGGTATGCCCGATGCGGCCACGCCCACGCTGGTGCGCGTGCAGGTGGAAAACCCGCTGAGCGACCTGCTGCACTGGCGGCGCGACGATTTCGGCGTGCATGCCACCGATGCGCTGCGGGCGATCGCCGCCGAGGGGCGCGGCGTGATGGTGGTGCTGTCCGAGCCGCGCAACGCCGACGCCTTGCTGGCCCGTCTCTGCAAGCAGCCCGAAGCCAGTCCGCATGCCAAGGACGTGGGCCAATGGCGCCGCAACGGTGCCGGTGCGCAGATCCTGGCCGACCTGGGCCTCGGCAGGCTGCGCGTGCTGGGCACGCCGCGCCGGCAGGTGGGCCTGGCCGGCTTCGGCCTGGATGTCGTCGAGTACGTCGCGCCCTGA
- a CDS encoding class I SAM-dependent methyltransferase, which produces MTAFKDHFSGVADVYAASRPTYPDALYDAIAATVPPTARVWEPGCGSGQATRGLAARFAHVHATDPSAAQIQRHWAHDLPDAHVTLAVEVAETTALTDESVDLVAVAQALHWFDRYRFFATCERVLRPGGVLAAWTYQDIVFEDDLADVAEKVRDDIDPYWPPERDDVDMGYGDYVWPFDLLPAPRLWLTAQWNLPTLLGYFTSLSATASYRAATGQDPVYAHTPALAEAWGDPARVRTMRWPLILHLRRKPL; this is translated from the coding sequence ATGACCGCGTTCAAGGACCACTTCTCGGGGGTTGCCGACGTCTACGCCGCGTCGCGTCCCACGTATCCCGACGCACTTTACGATGCCATCGCGGCGACGGTGCCGCCGACGGCACGGGTGTGGGAGCCGGGCTGCGGCAGCGGGCAGGCGACGCGGGGGCTGGCCGCGCGGTTCGCGCACGTGCATGCGACCGATCCCAGCGCGGCGCAGATCCAGCGGCACTGGGCGCATGACCTGCCGGACGCCCACGTCACGCTGGCGGTGGAAGTCGCCGAGACCACGGCGCTCACCGATGAAAGCGTCGACCTGGTGGCCGTGGCGCAGGCCCTGCACTGGTTCGACCGCTATCGCTTCTTCGCCACCTGTGAGCGCGTGCTGCGCCCGGGTGGCGTGCTGGCGGCGTGGACCTATCAGGACATCGTGTTCGAAGACGACCTGGCCGACGTGGCGGAAAAGGTCCGCGACGACATCGACCCCTACTGGCCGCCGGAACGCGATGACGTGGACATGGGCTACGGCGATTACGTCTGGCCGTTCGACCTGCTGCCCGCGCCACGCCTGTGGCTGACCGCGCAGTGGAACCTGCCCACGCTGCTGGGCTACTTCACCAGTCTGTCGGCCACCGCCAGCTACCGCGCGGCCACCGGGCAGGATCCGGTTTATGCGCACACGCCGGCGCTTGCCGAGGCCTGGGGCGATCCCGCGCGCGTCCGCACGATGCGCTGGCCGCTGATCCTGCACCTGCGCAGGAAGCCCCTGTAA
- the ribD gene encoding bifunctional diaminohydroxyphosphoribosylaminopyrimidine deaminase/5-amino-6-(5-phosphoribosylamino)uracil reductase RibD, which translates to MNDTNFTATDHLHMARALRLAERGAYTTRPNPMVGCVIAHGDDVAGEGWHRKAGEPHAEVFALQAAGERAKGATAYVTLEPCAHTGRTGACAEALVAAGVARVVAAMRDPFPQVDGAGFDRLRAAGIAVQSGLMEAQARRLNRGFLSRIERGRPWVRVKLATSLDGRTAMANGDSKWISGEPSRRDVMRWRARAGAILTGAGTVLADDPSLTVRFGDDTPFEPPLRVVLDPGLATVARGHVREGGAPTLYVHAAEAKPPRGVEVPRVVAPATGSNFDLRAVLELLAQRGINEVHVEAGATLAGAFLAAGLADEVLLYVAPVLLGDDARPLFGGLGIEAMAQRLHLAIVDARTIGEDQRLLMQPTDRH; encoded by the coding sequence GTGAACGATACGAACTTCACCGCCACCGACCACCTGCACATGGCCCGCGCGCTGCGACTGGCAGAACGGGGCGCCTACACCACGCGTCCGAATCCGATGGTCGGCTGCGTCATTGCCCATGGTGACGACGTCGCGGGCGAGGGCTGGCACAGGAAGGCGGGCGAGCCGCATGCGGAGGTCTTCGCCCTGCAGGCGGCAGGAGAGCGGGCGAAGGGCGCCACCGCCTACGTCACCCTGGAGCCGTGCGCGCATACCGGGCGCACCGGCGCTTGCGCGGAGGCATTGGTCGCGGCGGGAGTCGCGCGCGTGGTGGCCGCGATGCGCGATCCCTTCCCGCAGGTGGATGGCGCGGGCTTCGACCGGCTGCGCGCGGCCGGCATCGCGGTGCAGTCCGGCTTGATGGAAGCCCAGGCGCGGCGGCTGAACCGGGGATTCCTGTCCCGCATCGAGCGCGGCCGGCCCTGGGTGCGGGTGAAGCTGGCCACCAGCCTGGATGGCCGTACCGCGATGGCCAACGGCGATTCCAAGTGGATCAGCGGCGAGCCGTCGCGCCGCGACGTCATGCGCTGGCGGGCGCGCGCCGGTGCCATCCTGACCGGCGCGGGCACGGTGCTGGCCGACGATCCGTCGCTGACCGTTCGGTTCGGCGACGACACTCCCTTCGAGCCGCCGTTGCGCGTGGTACTGGACCCGGGCCTGGCGACGGTTGCGCGCGGCCACGTGCGCGAGGGCGGCGCGCCCACGCTCTACGTGCATGCGGCCGAGGCGAAGCCGCCCCGCGGCGTGGAGGTGCCACGCGTCGTGGCGCCGGCGACCGGCAGCAATTTCGACCTGCGCGCGGTGCTGGAACTGCTCGCGCAGCGCGGCATCAACGAAGTGCACGTGGAGGCCGGCGCGACGCTGGCCGGTGCCTTCCTGGCGGCGGGCCTGGCCGACGAGGTGCTGCTGTACGTGGCGCCGGTGCTGCTCGGCGACGATGCGCGCCCGCTGTTTGGCGGCCTGGGCATCGAGGCGATGGCGCAGCGGCTGCACCTGGCGATTGTGGACGCCCGTACGATTGGCGAAGATCAGCGCCTGCTGATGCAACCGACCGACCGCCATTGA
- a CDS encoding GNAT family N-acetyltransferase: MALAHSLAAAHVDAFGALLPDWTLPQAEEELRTHTQRCAIPTTLVAVDSDDWLGSVSLLQNDHDDIRQYSPWLASLVVKPAARRHGVGRALVARCVADAAALGVPTLYLYCTDTVDYYRALGWRVHDHLPLGPLSVTVMAIEPRLPGPPDDGARTRMPLP, encoded by the coding sequence ATGGCGCTGGCCCATTCGCTGGCCGCCGCGCACGTGGACGCATTCGGTGCGCTGCTGCCGGACTGGACGCTGCCGCAGGCGGAAGAAGAACTCCGGACCCACACGCAACGTTGCGCCATCCCCACCACGCTGGTGGCCGTGGATAGCGACGACTGGCTGGGCTCGGTCAGCCTGCTGCAGAACGACCATGACGATATCCGCCAGTATTCCCCCTGGCTGGCCAGCCTGGTGGTCAAGCCCGCGGCCCGCCGCCATGGCGTGGGCCGCGCGCTGGTCGCGCGCTGCGTGGCCGATGCCGCCGCGCTGGGCGTGCCCACGCTGTACCTCTACTGCACCGACACCGTGGACTACTACCGCGCGCTGGGATGGCGCGTGCACGACCACCTGCCGCTGGGACCGTTGTCGGTCACGGTGATGGCGATCGAACCCCGCCTGCCGGGACCGCCGGATGACGGCGCCAGAACGAGGATGCCGCTTCCGTGA